The uncultured Paludibaculum sp. sequence CCGCAGCCAAGCAATAGCTTCGTGGTGACCTGTTTCTCCGCAAGGGTGATGGGGGGAGCCGGCAGAGGGAGCAGCGCGGAGCCGCCACCGGAGATGAGACACAGGACGAGGTCGTCCGCTTCGGCTTCTCCGGCAAGGCGGGCGATCTGGCGGGCCCCATCAACGCCCCGCTGATCGGGCACAGGGTGGCCGCACTCATTCAACTGAACCCGTTTGAGCCTGGCGAGGTGACCGTCCTTCGTATTGACGAGCCCGGCGGTAACACGTTTCCCGAGGGCGCGCTCCACAGCGTGGGCCATAGCAGCCGAAGCTTTCCCTGCCCCGAGCACGAAGATGCGTCGATAGCGGTGGACGGGAAGGTTCTTGAGGGCGGCCAGGACGGCGGTTTCCGGCTGAGCTGCGGCAACAGCGGCCTTGAAGATGGCCTGAGCGTCGCGACGAAGGATCCTGGAAAGAGACATCGATTTCTAGAATATGGGCAACTTGAGGATCGAGTCGACTGCGCCCTGGGAACCGTCGGGCCCGACGGCCACTCGATAGTCGGATTTGTCGTAGAACGGGCGGCGTTCCCAGTAGAGCGTTTCGAATTTCTCCGGATCGCGAGCAAGAGGCCGGTGAGTGGAATGGGCGACGCGGGAGCGGATGAGTTCGAGAGGCGCGTCGAGCCAGATGGAAAGGCCGTGGTTCTGGATGAGCTCGAAGTTACGGGCTTGCGAGAAGCATCCACCGCCCACCGAGATGACCCAGGGGACACCGCGGGCCACGTCAGCGACGCGGCGCTTGAGGGCGTCGCTCTCGATGCGGCGAAACTCCTCCTCACCGTGCTGGTCAAAAATCTGGCCGATGGGCTTCTGTTCGCGAGCTTCGATGTCCTCGTCCAGATCGGCAAACCGCCAGCCGAGATACTTGGCGAGAGACCGTCCTACCGTGGTTTTTCCGCTGCCCATGAAGCCCACCAGGTAAATACCCGGCGTGCGCTTCAACTTAAGAATCATGCTTGCTGCTCCAATTGGCGGTGGAACCGCGCCAAGAACCTTTCAGTCTGCCATGGAAAGAGGCGCGCCGCGAGAAGCAGGAGCCGGGCACTGGCCGGAGTCACGACGGTGTTTGCCCTCTTCTCAATGCCCCGCGCGATGGCACTGGCACATTCTTCGGCCGTAATGGCGAAGCGCGACGGGTTGCTGAGAGAGGCGGGCATTGTGCCACCACGTACGTTGCCCGGGAACGCGGTTCTCACATAGCCGGGGCAGACGGTGATGACGTGGACACCGGTACCGGAAAGTTCAGAACGCAGCCCCTCGGAGAGTGCGCACAATGCGAACTTCGAGGCGGAGTACATAGAGAGCCACGGCAAGGTCAATCTCCCAGCGACAGAACTGATATTGACGATGATGCCGCTTCCACGCGCTTTCATCAAGGGCGCGGTGCGCTGGATCAGATCGAGCGGGGCAAAGAGGTTGAGCTCGAACATGGCCCGGACTTCGTCGAGGGGTGAACGGGTGGGTGGGGCGTAGAGGCCAAATCCAGCGTTGTTCAGCAGAATGTCGATGCGCCCAAAGTGCAGGATGGCCTGCTGGACGAGGGCTTCTCGGAAGGGCGCGTCGCATAGGTCGCCGGGCAGAACGAGGTCTCCTGGCTTGGCGACCTGGGCCAACCGCCCGGGGGAGCGGCCGGTGAGGACGAGGCTGGCGCCGTTTCGGCGAAGCTCTGATGCGCAAGCGGCACCAATGCCTGAGCTTGCGCCTGTGATGAGGACGATCTGGCCGGAGATCTTCATTTGCCCTGGCGGTTGAGGGAGCGTCCTGGCGCCACCTCCGCATGAGCAATAATACAAGGATGCCGGAGGGACCGCTGCCGCTGTTTCCGCTGGAGGTGGTGTTATTTCCGAACACCACTCTACCGCTTCACATCTTCGAAGAGCGGTACAAGGAGATGATCAACGAGTGCATCGCCGAGGACCGTGCTTTCGGGGTCGTGCTGTCGCGGGGAAACGGCGTGTTGCGAACCGGTAGCACAGCGACGGTAGAGCAGGTGGTGCAAAGGTTCGAAGACGGGCGGATGGTCATCATCACATTCGGACGTCAGCGATTTGAGATTCTCGCGATTCAAACCGACCGTAGCTTCTTCCAGGCCGAAGTACAATATTTTGAGGACGATGACCTGGAGCCAGCAAGCTCTCAGACGATTCTCCTCGCCTTGGAACGGTTTGAGGAACTGGCGCGGCTGATGGAGGAGGAAACGGAGACTCCGGAGGCAGATCACCCAGAGTTGAGCTTCCAATTGGCGCAGATTTCGCCAGACCTGAACTTTCGACAGACGATTCTACAGATACGTTCCGAAGCCGACCGAATGGAACAAGTTTGCGAGCATCTCGCCGTCCTGTTGGAACGCCACAAAGTGGGCAAGGAAGTCAGGAAGATCGCGCGGCGGAACGGCCACAGCAAGCACGTACCCGACGTCACGGGCCTGGACTAAACGACGACGCATGCGCCTGAACCTACTGGTCGATGCCGACGACACGCTTTGGGAGAACAACATCTACTTCGAGGATGCGTTCGAGCAGTTTGTTGCATTCCTGGAACACTCCACTCTGTCGGCCGATGAGATCCGGAGCATCCTGGATGAGATCGAACTGGCCAACAGCAAGGTGCATGGGTACGGTTCGCGGAACTTCGGACGAAATCTTCAGGAGTGCTACCGGCGCCTGGCGGGGCGGGCGATCCGGGCCGAGGATCTGGAGACAGTGAAGGGTTTCGCGCTTCGTATTCTGGAACAGCCCATCGATCTGATGGATGGCGTGGCTGAGACGCTGGAATACCTGGCAGGGCGTCACGCCCTGACTATCTGCACGAAGGGCCATGAAGAAGAGCAGAAGCTAAAGATCGACCGCTCCGGCGTAGGCGTGTGGTTCGAACATACCGCCATCCTCAAGGAGAAGGATCGCGAGGCGTATGAGCGGCTCGTGTCTGAGCGGGGCCTGGACCCGGCGATCACATGGATGATCGGGAACTCACCAAAATCCGACATCAACCCGGCCCTGGAGGCCGGCTTACACGCGGTCTTCGTGCCGCACCAACGGACGTGGACGCTGGAACGGCAGGAGTTGCGAGCGCCGGGCCCCGGACGACTGGAGATTGTCGAGCGATTCTCCGACCTGCGCCGCCTGTTTTAAGGGCGGACAGGGAGTCCCACTGGCGGACAGTGAGAAGCGGGCCATCTAGGACCAAAGTGCTGATCCGGCGAGCCTTGCGTTTGGCTTCGGGCGTGCGAAAAGACGCTCAACATGCTTCCCGACTTAACTTTTGCCTTTCGTTCCCTACGCAAGACACTAGGCTTCACGGTAGTGGCGGTATTGACACTCGGTCTCGGGATCGGAGCGTCGACAGCCATGTTCAGCGTGGTGCATTCGGTGCTGCTGAGGCCGCTGCCGTACGTGGATGCGGCGCGGATCGTCCATGTCTGGGAAGAGGCTTCGGCAATGGGGTTCCCGGAGAACACCCCCGCGCCGGCAAACTACTACGACTGGAAGCAGCAGTCGAAGACGCTGGGGGACATGACGGCCCTGAGGCGCTGGGCGTTCACACTGACGGGCCAAGGAGAAGCAACGCGCGTTGAGGGTCTGAAGTCGACAGCGGAACTGTTTCCTTTGTTGGGCGTGCAGCCCCTATTGGGCAGGGTGTTTACGGAAGCGGAAGATCGGGCCGGCGCGCCGTCGGTTGCGATTCTGAGCCACTCGCTGTGGCGCGACCGGTTCGGCGGCGAAGCGGCAGTGATCGGACGGACCCTGTCGCTGGACGGAACAGCCGCCACAGTAATTGGCGTCATGCCACCCGGATTCCGCATAGCCGGCTACGAGGCGGATATATGGACTCCGCTAGCGTTCAGTCCGGAGGATCGGGCGCGGCGCGGTTCTCATTTTCTTCAGGTGATGGCGAAGCTGAAACCCGGCGTGACCATAGAACAGGCACGGGCGGAGATGAGCGGCATCGCCAAACGACTGGAGCGGCAGTATCCGGATTCCAACGCTCAGGTGGGCGCCGTGGTCAAAAGCCTGCGCCAGACACTGAGCGGTCGCCAGCAGCCCATGCTGTTGGCCCTATTGGGGATCGTAGGTCTGTTGCTGCTGATCGCCTGCGCGAATGTGGCCGGCCTGCTGGTCGCAAGGGCCGCAGGCCGGCAGCGGGAGTTTGCGGTTCGCGCCGCACTGGGGGCTGGAAGAGCACGGCTCCTGCGGCTGCAGTTGGTGGAGAGCTCCGTGCTGGCAGCGATTGCCTGTGTCGTGGGAATCGCCCTGGCAGCATGGACCAAGGACGGCGTATCGCGGCTGTTGCCGGAGACCCTATATGGAGCAAAAGACATTGAACTGAATCCCATGGTGCTGGGCTTCTCGATGGTAGCCGCAGCCTTGACGGCTCTGCTGGCAGGCCTTGCACCTGGGCTGTTGACTTGGCGTGCCGCGGAAGCGGATTCGCTGCGGCAGGGCGGCCGGAATCAAGTGGGCGGCCGCACCAGACTGCGTCAACTACTGGTGGGAACCGAAGTGGCCCTTTCCGTACTGATGCTGACGGGGGCCGGACTTTTCCTTCACAGCTTCCTGAAGTTGCAGCGTCAGGAGTTGGGGTTCGATCCGGAGGGTGTTGTCACCATGCGACTGGTGCTACCCGACAAGACCTATGCCAAGGATGAGCAGCAGGTTGCTTTCTATCTCGCTTCCCTGGTCAAGATCAAAACGATTCCAGGTGTGGCGGACGCAGGTTGGACCTATCGCGCACCCACCAGCATGGCGGGTGGCGCCAGCATGGTGACGTTTGACGGCAGGCCGGCACCGCCGCGTGGGCAGGAAATCGTCGTTCCGCATCGTTACGTCACACCTTCCTATTTTCCGACCATGCGTATGCGGCTGGTGGAAGGCCGGATGATGGAGGCTCGCGACACACAGGGTCCGGTGTATGGATCCGTGGTGAACGAGACCTTCGCGAAACGCTATTTCCCCGGGCGAACAGCCTTGGGTGCCACATTCACTGACAGCAACCAGGAAGCGAAATGCCGGATTGTGGGTGTAGTGGCGGATGTGCGGGAGTACAACCTGGATGAACCGGTGCGTCCGGTGATGTACAACCCATTGCAGGCGGCCCCGATGGTGCGCGACCTCGTGGTTAGGACCGCGATGGAGCCGTCCACGCTGGCAGCTCTGGTGCGCGGTGAGATTCGGTCGATCGACGCCAGCCTGGCGGTGTCGCACGTGCAAACGATGGAAGACGTGCTGTCCAAGGCTGTGGCCGGACCCAGGCTCCAGATGGTGCTGGCGGGGGTCTTCGCGGGACTTGCTCTGCTGCTCACGGGCGTTGGGTTGGCCGGAGTGGTAGCCCAGAGCGTGGTGGACCGGACTCCGGAGATCGGCCTCCGAATGGCTCTGGGCGCGCAGCGCGGCCATGTACTGGCACTGGTGTTCCGCCAGGGAATTCTGCCGACCGGGGCGGGGCTGGCCGCGGGAGTCCTGCTGAGCTTTGCCATGGCCCGCGCCGTCCAGAGCCTGCTCTACGGTGTGCAGGCACACGATACGCGGACGTTCTTCACAGTGCCGCTGGTGCTATCGGGTGTGGCCGTATTGGCGATGTTGGTACCCGCATTGCGCGCTCTCCGGATTGAACCGATGAGCGCGCTGCGTTGCGATTGACGGAACTCAAAGCAGGGGAGCGGTGTTGCCAGGCAGCATGATCTGCCGCATGAGCTTCAGCGGCAGGGGGCCTTGTTTCACGAACTCGTCGTGGAAGCCCTGCAGAGAGTACGCCGAGCCTTTGGCCTGCTGGTAGTCGGCGCGCAGCTTGTAGATCATGAGCTTGCCGAGCGTGTAGTAGAGATAAGTGGGATTGTAGGCCCCGCGCCGCGACTCCTCGAAGGCGTTGGCCGGTTGCTGGAAGCCTTTCTCGACGAAGAGCTTCTGACCCTGCTCGACGGTCCAACCTTGGGTGTGGAGCTTGATGCCGGCGATGTAACGGCAGTCCCGCAACAGCGCCTCGGACAACTGAGCAAGATGGATCTTCGGGTCACCATTGCCATAGCCCTGCTCAAGCATCATCTGCTCGGCATAGTGAGCCCAGCCTTCAGCGTTCGAGGCAGCACCACTCAGCTTGCGGGTCTTCGTGGGGAACTGCTTGCCGTACAGGAACTGGAGATAGTGGCCGGGGAACGCTTCATGGATGGTGATCATCTGCATGACGTACTTGTTGTAGAGACGCAGGTGCTCTTCCTTGTGCTTCGCGTCCCAGTTCATCTCCGGCGGAGTGACGTAATAGAACGCTTCGGTGGCCTTCTCTTCATAGGGGCCGGGGGTATCCATGGAGGCAAAGCTGCCGACACGAGCGTACACCGGAGTCTCTTCGATGCGAGGACGGACGTCCGATGGAACGGTGACGATCTTGTGCTCGATGAGAAAGGTGCGCGTGCCTTCGATAGTGCGGCGGGCGGCGGGGAGGAGATCCGCTTCAGCCGGGTGGTCGGCTTCCAGCGACTTCATCACGTCGGCGGGAGAGAGCTTGGGGTTGATCTTCTTCGCCGTCTCGACAAAATCGGTATAGTCCCTATCGAGATTGGCCTGTCCGACGGCGAGAACGCGATCGAGCGGCAGGTCGACCATCTCCTCGTACAATAGCTTTTTGGAGAAGTTCTCAGCCCCAATGGCGTAGGCACCGTTGGAGCGAGGCAACAGGTCGGACTTGAGCCAGGCAGCAGCGTCCTTCATGGCCGCAACGACCGCTGTGTCGGCCTTCTGGAAGTCACTGAATGCCTGTGCGTCACCACCAGCCGCGTCCTTGGCCCAGGCTGAGACCTCCCGCTCCAGGAAGCCGATGGAGCCGCCTGCGACACGGATGGCAAGATCGGTAAACTCCTTGGGCGGATTCGTGACGTTCGCCTTCATCGCGGCGATGAGTGCCGGGGCCGCGACGAGACGAGCGGTGACACCGGCCAGACGTTCCTTGGCGGGGGCAAAGTCGCGTTTCATCAGCAGGTCGACGGCGCCACCGGGGGAGGCAACGTAGTCGATGGGATTGTGCCGCCAGGTTTGGATGGTTTCGAGATCAAGCAATTCGGCCTGGATGGAATTGTGGATCATCGTAAGGTCGATCTGATCCTGCTCGGCGGGCTTGGCGGCCTCCAGCACCTCAGCCTGCTTTAGCAGATCTTTCAGTACAGCGACACGCCGTTCGTAGGCAGCGGCCGAGCGATCCTCCAATCGGTTGTCGTATTGATGGAACCCAACACTGGTTCCGAAGGAGGGGCTCCAGGCAAATAGCGCGTCGTAGTAGGCGTCGACGAAGGCACTGACTTTGGGCGGTTCCGGTTTGGAGGCACAAGCATTGAGAAGGAGGGCGAGGGTGAGGGCCGATACCGCACCGGCGGAGACGAATCGCATGCTTTCAGGGTAGCAACAGGCGTGAGGGGAAGATCGCCCTCACGCCTGCTGCCGGGGAAGGCCTCGGCGCGCCCTCCCCGTTGGCGGCCGGCTAGTTCGCCGGCGACGGCTCCTCGACAACCACCGGCGGCTCCTCGACAACCACGGGCGGCTCCTCGACAACCACCGGCGGCTCCTCGACAACCACGGGCGGTTCCTCGACAACCACCGGCGGATCCTGCACCACCAGGATGACCGGGATCTCCAGCACCGGCAGGAAGGCATCGTTGACCGTCACTTTGATGACCGTGTGGTACTCTCCCACTGCCAACCCCTCGGGGTTGACACGGAATTTGAGCTTCATCGGAACAGTGTCGCCATCCTTCTCCAGGATCAACCACGGCTCCGTGGTTTCGGGGCCCTCAGCCGGAAACGACTGCGGGCAGCCCGCGTAGACGACGGACTCGATGGGTGCAGGCACTTCTCCGCCCAACACGTAAGTAAAGCGCGCTTCCGATAGATCGCCGAACCAGATACCCAGCCACGGGTCGCATACCTGTGTGACAAAGGCGTCGTTCGTGCTGCCGAGTTTGGTCTGCAGCGCATCCGTGGAAAGAGGCAGGTCAGGCGAGTAGGTCACTCCGGCAATGGTGGCAACTTCTCCGGGTCCGAGCGCAAGAGCGTAAGACTCATCGCGATCGCTTCCGCCCCAAAACGTGGAGTAGATGATCTGTTTCTGCTCCAGGTCGAGCCTGAGCAGGTAAGCGTCGAACTTTCCGGCGTGGTCGGGCTGCAGGGACCGGAAACCGGGAAAGTCCGGCGAGTTTGTGAATCCAGTGACATAGACGAAACCGCGAGCATCGATCTTCACCGCCGTGGCGGTTTCATCGGGATCGGTGGGACCTGATGTGCTTCCACCCAGGTAAGTGAGGTATTCGGCGGCGGTACCATCGGCGCTCAGACGCAGGAGAAAGGCGTCACGGAAGCCGCCTCCGAATTCTGGTTGAATCGCGTTCTCGGTGGTTGGTAGTTGCTTGGAGGAGGTGTGACCGACGACGTAGGCCCGGCCGTCTCTGTCGACCGTGAGGCCCTGGACCTTGGTGTACCCGCCCTTCCAGCCCACGTAGGTGAAGTACTCGAGTCCATCGCCCTCGGGCTTGACCCGCGCCACGAAGCTCGAGTAGCTCTGCGGCTGTGTGATGTAGGCATTTTCCGTCGCCATCGCGGTGGACATGGTCTCGCCAGCCACGTAAAGGGAGTCGTCGGGACCAATTGCCATGGCGTAGATGTTGTCCGTGCCGCTGTTGCCACCGAGGTAAGTGGCGTAGGCGAGTTGATAGTCCGGAGTGATCTTGGCGATGAATGCATCCTGCCCGCCTCCGGAGATCTGCGGTTGCAGTGCGTTTTTGACCGGGAGTTGAGTGGATGATGCGCGGCCGGCCAGGTAGAGATTCCCCACGGAGTCCAGCGCCAGAGCGAGACCTTCCTCATTGCGCTCGCCGCCAAAGTAAGTGGAGAAGAGCAGCGTGCCCGCTGGATCAAACTTCATGACGAAACAGATGTTGAGTCCTGGTTGTTTGTCCTGAATGGGATTCAGTAGTGGAAGATCACGGGCTCCCGTGGTGCCGGCAACATAGATGTTCCCATCCTTATCCAAGACCACGGCGTGAGCTACAGTGTTGGACGATCCACCTATTTGTGCGCGCCAGAGCACTTCCTTGCCTTCGGGCCGGTACTTGGTGAGGTACGCCTTAAAGACGGCCGAGGTCAACGGCTTGCCGCCAACGGGCGTTACGGGAATGTCGCGCGATTCGCTCTCCCCG is a genomic window containing:
- a CDS encoding ABC transporter permease yields the protein MLPDLTFAFRSLRKTLGFTVVAVLTLGLGIGASTAMFSVVHSVLLRPLPYVDAARIVHVWEEASAMGFPENTPAPANYYDWKQQSKTLGDMTALRRWAFTLTGQGEATRVEGLKSTAELFPLLGVQPLLGRVFTEAEDRAGAPSVAILSHSLWRDRFGGEAAVIGRTLSLDGTAATVIGVMPPGFRIAGYEADIWTPLAFSPEDRARRGSHFLQVMAKLKPGVTIEQARAEMSGIAKRLERQYPDSNAQVGAVVKSLRQTLSGRQQPMLLALLGIVGLLLLIACANVAGLLVARAAGRQREFAVRAALGAGRARLLRLQLVESSVLAAIACVVGIALAAWTKDGVSRLLPETLYGAKDIELNPMVLGFSMVAAALTALLAGLAPGLLTWRAAEADSLRQGGRNQVGGRTRLRQLLVGTEVALSVLMLTGAGLFLHSFLKLQRQELGFDPEGVVTMRLVLPDKTYAKDEQQVAFYLASLVKIKTIPGVADAGWTYRAPTSMAGGASMVTFDGRPAPPRGQEIVVPHRYVTPSYFPTMRMRLVEGRMMEARDTQGPVYGSVVNETFAKRYFPGRTALGATFTDSNQEAKCRIVGVVADVREYNLDEPVRPVMYNPLQAAPMVRDLVVRTAMEPSTLAALVRGEIRSIDASLAVSHVQTMEDVLSKAVAGPRLQMVLAGVFAGLALLLTGVGLAGVVAQSVVDRTPEIGLRMALGAQRGHVLALVFRQGILPTGAGLAAGVLLSFAMARAVQSLLYGVQAHDTRTFFTVPLVLSGVAVLAMLVPALRALRIEPMSALRCD
- a CDS encoding LON peptidase substrate-binding domain-containing protein, which gives rise to MSNNTRMPEGPLPLFPLEVVLFPNTTLPLHIFEERYKEMINECIAEDRAFGVVLSRGNGVLRTGSTATVEQVVQRFEDGRMVIITFGRQRFEILAIQTDRSFFQAEVQYFEDDDLEPASSQTILLALERFEELARLMEEETETPEADHPELSFQLAQISPDLNFRQTILQIRSEADRMEQVCEHLAVLLERHKVGKEVRKIARRNGHSKHVPDVTGLD
- a CDS encoding DUF885 domain-containing protein — translated: MRFVSAGAVSALTLALLLNACASKPEPPKVSAFVDAYYDALFAWSPSFGTSVGFHQYDNRLEDRSAAAYERRVAVLKDLLKQAEVLEAAKPAEQDQIDLTMIHNSIQAELLDLETIQTWRHNPIDYVASPGGAVDLLMKRDFAPAKERLAGVTARLVAAPALIAAMKANVTNPPKEFTDLAIRVAGGSIGFLEREVSAWAKDAAGGDAQAFSDFQKADTAVVAAMKDAAAWLKSDLLPRSNGAYAIGAENFSKKLLYEEMVDLPLDRVLAVGQANLDRDYTDFVETAKKINPKLSPADVMKSLEADHPAEADLLPAARRTIEGTRTFLIEHKIVTVPSDVRPRIEETPVYARVGSFASMDTPGPYEEKATEAFYYVTPPEMNWDAKHKEEHLRLYNKYVMQMITIHEAFPGHYLQFLYGKQFPTKTRKLSGAASNAEGWAHYAEQMMLEQGYGNGDPKIHLAQLSEALLRDCRYIAGIKLHTQGWTVEQGQKLFVEKGFQQPANAFEESRRGAYNPTYLYYTLGKLMIYKLRADYQQAKGSAYSLQGFHDEFVKQGPLPLKLMRQIMLPGNTAPLL
- a CDS encoding HAD family hydrolase; its protein translation is MRLNLLVDADDTLWENNIYFEDAFEQFVAFLEHSTLSADEIRSILDEIELANSKVHGYGSRNFGRNLQECYRRLAGRAIRAEDLETVKGFALRILEQPIDLMDGVAETLEYLAGRHALTICTKGHEEEQKLKIDRSGVGVWFEHTAILKEKDREAYERLVSERGLDPAITWMIGNSPKSDINPALEAGLHAVFVPHQRTWTLERQELRAPGPGRLEIVERFSDLRRLF
- a CDS encoding SBBP repeat-containing protein; translation: MRKIILLVAVAATLAAQSPSENKRLVFSTFNGGDRYDDATAVAVDPNGFIYVAGESESRDIPVTPVGGKPLTSAVFKAYLTKYRPEGKEVLWRAQIGGSSNTVAHAVVLDKDGNIYVAGTTGARDLPLLNPIQDKQPGLNICFVMKFDPAGTLLFSTYFGGERNEEGLALALDSVGNLYLAGRASSTQLPVKNALQPQISGGGQDAFIAKITPDYQLAYATYLGGNSGTDNIYAMAIGPDDSLYVAGETMSTAMATENAYITQPQSYSSFVARVKPEGDGLEYFTYVGWKGGYTKVQGLTVDRDGRAYVVGHTSSKQLPTTENAIQPEFGGGFRDAFLLRLSADGTAAEYLTYLGGSTSGPTDPDETATAVKIDARGFVYVTGFTNSPDFPGFRSLQPDHAGKFDAYLLRLDLEQKQIIYSTFWGGSDRDESYALALGPGEVATIAGVTYSPDLPLSTDALQTKLGSTNDAFVTQVCDPWLGIWFGDLSEARFTYVLGGEVPAPIESVVYAGCPQSFPAEGPETTEPWLILEKDGDTVPMKLKFRVNPEGLAVGEYHTVIKVTVNDAFLPVLEIPVILVVQDPPVVVEEPPVVVEEPPVVVEEPPVVVEEPPVVVEEPSPAN
- a CDS encoding shikimate kinase, with translation MILKLKRTPGIYLVGFMGSGKTTVGRSLAKYLGWRFADLDEDIEAREQKPIGQIFDQHGEEEFRRIESDALKRRVADVARGVPWVISVGGGCFSQARNFELIQNHGLSIWLDAPLELIRSRVAHSTHRPLARDPEKFETLYWERRPFYDKSDYRVAVGPDGSQGAVDSILKLPIF
- a CDS encoding SDR family NAD(P)-dependent oxidoreductase: MKISGQIVLITGASSGIGAACASELRRNGASLVLTGRSPGRLAQVAKPGDLVLPGDLCDAPFREALVQQAILHFGRIDILLNNAGFGLYAPPTRSPLDEVRAMFELNLFAPLDLIQRTAPLMKARGSGIIVNISSVAGRLTLPWLSMYSASKFALCALSEGLRSELSGTGVHVITVCPGYVRTAFPGNVRGGTMPASLSNPSRFAITAEECASAIARGIEKRANTVVTPASARLLLLAARLFPWQTERFLARFHRQLEQQA